A window of the Vallitalea okinawensis genome harbors these coding sequences:
- a CDS encoding DUF4474 domain-containing protein has protein sequence MLSNLIVVSHMSLNLLQVVEEKTASYSPSYGVLLLILLVLILSVSIVILYSKYLKIKQKYSKYFMTSIKERDHKKNSNDDLEKDLEEDEDDPLATVMEASGFVYNPKKDIFYSHRNPWQRKFGYCRLYDEASAPLGMIIDCEPIYFRYKGRRWLIEFWKGQYDLTTGCEIGVYATDGPDLDIPGLFNGTFYHSVGDKDMLKMSYTLRKNGRILFRRKAKHWWLTGFKLGEFSQPMELSMDISILLKDESMLYAFLKGLKNAGYDRREIRIQGTRVDIKFDKPHVPQPLTRTKETDRLIQMKNKLMCDQYQEITRGYKNMPNKLNAIRKQSPELYEKIMHIGKIIQFFDIYKTIDEYL, from the coding sequence ATGCTATCTAATTTAATAGTTGTAAGCCATATGTCTTTAAATCTTTTGCAAGTAGTTGAGGAAAAGACGGCATCCTATAGTCCGTCCTATGGCGTTTTATTACTGATTTTATTGGTTCTCATTTTATCAGTAAGTATTGTTATATTATACAGCAAATACCTAAAAATTAAGCAAAAATATTCCAAGTATTTTATGACTTCAATAAAAGAAAGGGACCATAAAAAAAACAGCAATGATGATTTGGAAAAAGACTTAGAGGAAGACGAGGATGATCCACTGGCTACTGTAATGGAGGCAAGTGGCTTTGTATACAATCCGAAAAAAGATATATTTTATTCACATAGAAATCCATGGCAAAGAAAATTTGGTTATTGTCGTTTGTATGATGAAGCTTCTGCTCCCCTTGGTATGATCATTGATTGTGAGCCCATTTATTTTCGCTATAAAGGGAGAAGATGGTTAATTGAATTTTGGAAAGGTCAATACGATTTAACCACCGGATGTGAGATAGGTGTTTATGCAACAGATGGACCAGATTTAGACATCCCTGGACTATTCAATGGAACCTTTTATCATAGTGTTGGTGATAAAGACATGTTAAAAATGTCTTATACTCTAAGGAAGAATGGTCGAATACTTTTTAGACGTAAAGCTAAACATTGGTGGTTAACAGGTTTTAAGTTGGGCGAGTTTTCGCAACCTATGGAGTTATCAATGGACATTAGTATTTTATTGAAAGATGAGTCTATGCTTTATGCTTTTTTGAAGGGCTTAAAAAACGCGGGTTATGATAGGCGTGAAATAAGAATTCAAGGAACTAGGGTAGATATAAAGTTTGACAAACCACATGTACCACAACCCCTCACGCGGACAAAGGAAACAGATCGACTGATACAGATGAAAAACAAGTTAATGTGTGATCAATATCAAGAAATTACAAGAGGCTATAAAAATATGCCCAATAAATTGAATGCTATCCGAAAACAGTCACCAGAATTATATGAAAAGATTATGCATATAGGTAAAATAATTCAATTTTTTGACATCTATAAAACCATTGATGAATATTTGTAG
- a CDS encoding TIGR00266 family protein has product MNAHEIDYKIYGDDMQLVEIELDPSESVVAEAGAMMYMDNGIQMDTIFGDGTQTDNGFMGKLFSAGKRVLTGESLFMTVFTNQMHEKAQVSFAAPYPGKIIPFDLTAYSGKIVCQKDAFLCAAKGVSVGVEFQRKLGAGFFGGEGFIMQKLEGDGMAFCHAGGAIIERTLQPGEILKVDTGCLVAMTRDVNFDVQFVGGIKSAFFGGEGLFFATLTGPGKIWLQSLPFSRMADRIIRASNLSSERGKGEVKINLFD; this is encoded by the coding sequence ATGAACGCACATGAAATTGATTACAAAATTTATGGTGATGATATGCAATTGGTAGAAATTGAGCTTGACCCAAGTGAATCAGTTGTAGCAGAAGCTGGAGCCATGATGTATATGGATAATGGTATTCAAATGGATACGATCTTTGGAGATGGTACACAGACTGATAATGGATTTATGGGGAAATTATTTAGTGCAGGTAAGAGAGTATTAACAGGTGAAAGTTTATTCATGACAGTGTTTACGAATCAAATGCACGAGAAAGCTCAGGTTTCATTTGCAGCGCCATATCCAGGTAAGATCATCCCATTTGATTTAACAGCATATAGTGGTAAAATAGTTTGTCAAAAGGATGCTTTTCTATGTGCTGCTAAAGGTGTTTCTGTCGGTGTTGAATTTCAAAGAAAATTAGGTGCTGGCTTCTTTGGTGGTGAGGGATTCATCATGCAAAAGCTAGAAGGTGACGGCATGGCATTTTGTCATGCAGGTGGGGCTATCATTGAGAGAACACTTCAACCTGGAGAAATACTCAAAGTGGATACTGGATGTCTAGTTGCGATGACAAGAGATGTCAATTTTGATGTTCAATTTGTTGGAGGTATCAAAAGTGCATTCTTTGGCGGAGAAGGTTTATTCTTTGCTACATTAACAGGGCCAGGTAAGATATGGTTACAATCATTACCATTTAGTAGAATGGCAGATCGAATCATTCGTGCTTCTAACCTATCTTCTGAAAGAGGCAAAGGAGAAGTTAAAATTAATTTATTTGATTAA
- a CDS encoding FMN-binding protein translates to MKKWTLHLRLLALLCSLTIVVASCTSEDSLQEQLIKKYEGYVIEKIKVDSENAVQQAYIINNQQLEEYICFVVEEKGYEDMIQALVVIDTQKEIITEIEILDEKESIGYGEYVTESWFLNRFQGIATKETIEVVKMKAENPNEIVAITGATITSKGVVKAVNDCLVYYEEMKGD, encoded by the coding sequence ATGAAAAAGTGGACGTTACATTTAAGACTACTAGCTCTTTTATGCAGTCTCACAATAGTTGTTGCAAGTTGTACAAGTGAAGACTCATTACAAGAGCAGTTGATTAAGAAATACGAAGGATATGTAATAGAAAAGATTAAAGTGGATAGTGAAAATGCTGTTCAGCAAGCCTATATCATTAATAATCAACAATTAGAAGAATATATTTGCTTTGTAGTAGAAGAAAAAGGTTATGAAGATATGATACAAGCATTGGTGGTAATTGACACACAAAAGGAAATTATTACTGAAATAGAAATATTGGACGAAAAGGAGTCCATAGGTTATGGAGAATACGTTACTGAGTCTTGGTTTTTAAATCGTTTTCAAGGTATAGCAACTAAGGAGACTATAGAAGTTGTCAAAATGAAAGCTGAAAATCCCAATGAGATTGTAGCTATTACAGGTGCTACGATTACTAGTAAAGGAGTAGTAAAGGCAGTTAATGATTGTTTAGTATATTATGAGGAAATGAAAGGGGATTAA
- a CDS encoding patatin-like phospholipase family protein, with product MKDFVNKEVGIVLEGGGARGAYQIGAWKALREIGVTIKGVVGASVGALNGAMMAQDEYDQAYKLWQNIKYSQVIDVDDQLFEKIRSLNIVQEDLKDVAVGLKKLIKNSGFDITPMRQMLSEVLEEEKIRQSGIDFGLVTISLSDFKSIETFIEDIPNGLLEDFLLASAYLPVFKTEKLHGKYYMDGGFYNNLPIKMLIDKGYKDIIVIRIHGIGHIPRYEVPEDVSVTYIEPKESLGGSLDFISDNARYNIKLGYHDTMNIFQELKGNQYYIQSTYDEAYYISKFLDLPKKAVKYFTMRYGNDELSDERNIMEYILPRLAKKVGLPNSWSYEELFISIYEHVASTMGIERFQIYDLENFIQMVKGGSVVQHEETLLDRLLDDRFSKVMIYTCKHW from the coding sequence ATGAAAGATTTTGTGAATAAGGAAGTTGGTATCGTTCTTGAAGGTGGAGGGGCAAGAGGAGCTTATCAAATTGGAGCTTGGAAGGCGCTTCGTGAAATTGGCGTCACTATTAAAGGAGTGGTAGGTGCATCAGTAGGGGCTTTGAATGGAGCGATGATGGCTCAAGATGAATATGATCAGGCATATAAACTGTGGCAGAATATTAAGTACTCACAAGTTATCGATGTGGATGATCAGCTTTTTGAGAAGATTAGAAGTTTAAATATTGTCCAAGAAGACCTGAAGGATGTAGCTGTAGGACTTAAAAAACTGATTAAAAATAGTGGTTTTGATATTACACCCATGCGCCAAATGTTAAGTGAAGTCCTAGAAGAAGAGAAGATAAGACAATCTGGTATTGATTTTGGTCTTGTGACTATATCTCTTTCAGATTTTAAGTCCATAGAAACATTTATAGAGGATATACCTAATGGATTACTAGAAGATTTCTTATTAGCCAGTGCCTATCTACCTGTTTTTAAGACTGAGAAGCTTCATGGTAAATACTATATGGATGGCGGCTTCTATAATAACTTACCTATTAAAATGCTTATTGATAAAGGTTATAAAGATATTATAGTTATCCGCATTCATGGTATTGGTCATATTCCACGCTATGAAGTACCTGAGGATGTTTCTGTCACATATATTGAACCAAAAGAATCATTAGGAGGGTCATTGGATTTTATAAGTGATAATGCACGCTATAATATAAAGCTAGGTTACCACGATACCATGAATATTTTTCAAGAATTGAAAGGAAATCAATACTATATTCAATCAACATATGATGAAGCTTATTACATCTCAAAATTTTTAGATTTACCAAAGAAAGCAGTAAAATATTTTACGATGCGATATGGTAATGATGAGCTGAGCGATGAAAGAAATATAATGGAATATATTTTACCACGACTAGCTAAAAAAGTTGGGCTACCTAATAGCTGGAGTTATGAAGAACTTTTTATCAGTATCTATGAACATGTGGCATCAACTATGGGGATTGAAAGATTTCAAATCTATGATTTAGAAAATTTTATTCAAATGGTTAAAGGAGGATCCGTTGTACAACATGAAGAAACACTTCTAGATAGACTTCTAGATGATCGATTCAGCAAAGTTATGATTTATACATGTAAACATTGGTAA
- a CDS encoding ECF transporter S component — protein MSTNTITTHQKKILSTQNVINIGMLSAISFVLMYFDFPLPLFPEFLKIDLSDIPAVIGTFALGPIAGIFIELIKNLLYLVIKGTSSGGIGEVANFIVGISYIVPLGMVLKWSKNEKRSLYGVIIGLVSMLVVGAIGNYFFFIPAYSRFYGMPIESFVSMSNVVNPLVTDFKTMVLFAITPFNLIKGTVISIAGYYLYQMLKPAILRMKK, from the coding sequence ATGTCTACAAATACAATAACAACGCATCAAAAAAAAATACTATCTACTCAAAATGTCATTAATATCGGTATGTTATCAGCAATATCCTTTGTATTAATGTACTTTGATTTTCCACTACCCTTATTTCCAGAGTTTTTGAAGATTGATTTGAGTGATATCCCTGCAGTTATTGGTACATTTGCATTAGGACCTATTGCAGGAATCTTTATTGAATTAATTAAGAATTTACTTTATCTTGTTATCAAAGGAACATCATCAGGTGGAATTGGTGAAGTTGCTAACTTTATCGTAGGAATTTCTTATATTGTTCCATTAGGAATGGTATTGAAGTGGAGTAAAAATGAGAAAAGATCTTTATACGGTGTAATTATTGGTCTTGTTTCCATGTTGGTAGTTGGCGCTATAGGGAATTATTTCTTCTTTATACCTGCATACTCAAGATTTTATGGCATGCCAATTGAATCTTTTGTTAGTATGTCAAACGTAGTCAATCCATTAGTAACAGACTTTAAAACAATGGTACTATTTGCAATTACACCATTTAACCTCATAAAAGGTACTGTTATATCTATAGCGGGATATTACCTCTACCAAATGTTAAAACCAGCTATTTTAAGAATGAAAAAGTAA
- a CDS encoding HD domain-containing protein produces MNTENQIKVEEIITFIKELERLKNITRTAWTSEGKQESVAEHSWRLAMLALVLTPYIPEVNFSKVISMCLVHDLGEAYEGDISATIPIDQDEKLINEERDILRLINTLPKSSKEMITSLWKEYNEAISIEAKIAKSLDKMETIIQHNQGKNPSDFNYAFNLTYGTEYVTINEIIEKLRKIIDDDTHIKLSDKQEK; encoded by the coding sequence ATGAATACAGAAAATCAGATAAAAGTTGAAGAGATCATCACTTTCATAAAAGAACTGGAACGATTAAAAAATATCACTCGAACTGCTTGGACCTCTGAAGGAAAGCAAGAAAGTGTTGCCGAGCATTCTTGGCGATTGGCTATGTTGGCTCTTGTATTAACACCTTATATTCCTGAAGTGAACTTTTCTAAAGTTATAAGCATGTGTCTCGTTCATGATTTAGGTGAAGCCTATGAAGGAGATATTTCTGCTACCATACCAATTGATCAAGATGAGAAATTGATTAATGAAGAAAGAGATATTCTTAGACTAATTAACACCTTACCTAAGTCTTCTAAGGAAATGATCACATCACTCTGGAAGGAATATAATGAAGCTATTTCTATTGAAGCTAAAATTGCTAAGTCCCTAGATAAAATGGAAACAATTATTCAGCATAACCAAGGAAAAAACCCATCGGATTTTAATTATGCATTCAATCTTACTTATGGAACAGAATATGTTACTATTAATGAAATCATAGAAAAATTACGCAAAATCATTGACGATGATACTCACATAAAACTGAGTGATAAACAAGAAAAGTGA
- a CDS encoding metallophosphoesterase — MYSEKRLSKIFERAEQIPFDDGSRIVLMSDCHRGDGSWADDFSKNQNLFFAALTQYYHKDYLYIELGDGDELWENKKFETIIQTHSNAFWLLSKFYNEGRLYFIYGNHDIVKRDYNFVQRNLSQYFDERDRRYKSLFTDMQIHEGLVLIHRITGDKIFLVHGHQVDFLNDTLWRLARFLVRYLWKPLELFGVNDPTRAAKNYTKKEAVGKKLTQWVKKENQILIAGHTHLPVFPEVGEVPYFNDGSCVHPRCITAIEIVNGSIMLVKWHVKTTKEGIMYIGKDVLAGPRRLKDYFDTTLISETG, encoded by the coding sequence ATGTATTCAGAAAAAAGATTATCAAAAATTTTTGAAAGGGCAGAACAAATTCCCTTTGATGATGGCTCCCGAATTGTTCTTATGAGTGATTGTCATAGAGGGGATGGTAGTTGGGCAGATGATTTTTCTAAGAATCAAAACCTTTTCTTTGCTGCACTAACCCAGTATTATCATAAAGATTATCTGTATATTGAACTTGGGGACGGGGACGAACTTTGGGAGAATAAAAAATTTGAGACCATTATTCAAACCCATAGCAATGCCTTTTGGTTACTATCAAAGTTTTATAATGAAGGGCGATTGTATTTTATTTATGGGAATCATGATATTGTGAAGAGAGATTATAACTTTGTGCAAAGAAATTTGAGTCAATATTTTGATGAACGTGATAGACGATACAAATCTCTATTTACAGATATGCAAATTCATGAAGGATTAGTATTAATCCATCGCATTACAGGAGATAAAATTTTCCTTGTTCATGGACACCAGGTTGACTTTTTAAATGATACATTATGGCGATTAGCAAGATTTTTAGTAAGGTATTTATGGAAGCCTCTTGAGTTATTTGGGGTTAACGATCCCACACGTGCGGCAAAAAATTATACTAAAAAAGAGGCCGTTGGTAAAAAACTCACTCAATGGGTGAAGAAAGAAAATCAGATACTGATAGCAGGCCATACCCATCTCCCCGTATTTCCGGAGGTTGGAGAAGTTCCTTATTTTAATGATGGCAGTTGCGTTCATCCCAGGTGTATAACAGCCATTGAAATTGTAAATGGCAGTATCATGTTGGTTAAATGGCATGTTAAAACCACGAAGGAAGGTATAATGTATATCGGTAAAGATGTATTGGCTGGTCCAAGAAGATTAAAGGACTATTTTGACACCACATTAATATCAGAAACAGGATAG